TTTCTGGCTTCTTCTACCGTTACCTTGCGTTTTTTACCACGACGCGGCATCATATTACCGATCATTTCCTGAATGTTCATCATAGAAACGTCGTCAACCGCACCGCCGATCATACCCACATTCGGGGCCTGATTTTGTTGCACTTCAATGTCAATCTTGCGGCTGTCCAGCTCTCCGTTTCTTATTTTTTCACGAAAACGCTCCCTGGTACGTTGGTTCAGTTCACCGTCATCATCAGGCATAACGTCGGAAGTACCGTTATCAGATTTTACTTTTGCAGCCCCCGCACCATGGATCGGTGGAATGAGCGCGTCCAGAATGATATCCTCAACAGCCTGCTCAGCCTTGATTTTTACCTCTTCTTTCTTTTGCGTCCTGACCATTCCCACGGCTTGCTCTACCAGATCGCGAACCATGCTCTCTACGTCCCGGCCTACATACCCGACTTCTGTGAATTTCGACGCTTCTACTTTCACAAACGGCGCATCGGCGATCTTGGCCAGCCGGCGTGCTATCTCGGTTTTACCCACACCGGTAGCACCGATCATTAATATATTGTTGGGAATAATTTCCCGCTGTATATCCTCAGGGCTATTCATTCGCCTCCACCGGTTGCGCAAAGCAATGGCGACATTGCGTTTCGCGTCATTTTGTCCGATGATGTATTGGTCAAGCTCGAAAACGATCTGACGCGGGGTTAGGCGGTTTAAGTGTTCAGTCATTGTGTTTTTATATCGATACGTAACTCAGATGTTATTTTTATGCCGGGAGACATACTGGCCTGTAGCAGCTATTGGTAGCCGCGGCCGGTTTTGTTCAAGTATACTCCCGTTTCAGTTTTAACGTCGTAAAGAACTATGCCCGTACAAAATGTCATGTTTAAGTCAAGAAGCCGCAAATCTTTTCTCCCGATACTTTATGTTACATGACCTTGCATTACTTTTGTTACACTATCTCTTTTCTGATTCAATATAAAGAATTGTCCTTAACATGAAAAAAATCCTTTATTGCCTTTTCGTACTGTTTATAACCACACCTCTTCTCTACGGACAATCCACTGCCAATACCAATCTGGTGGATCTCGTGAATCCGCTGATGGGAACCCAATCTAAGTTCAGCCTCTCTTCCGGTAACACTTACCCTGCCATCGCATTGCCTTGGGGGATGAACTTCTGGATGCCGCAAACCGGCAAAATGGGTGATGGATGGAGTTATATGTACGATGCCGAGAAAATCAGAGGCTTCAAACAAACACACCAGCCAAGCCCCTGGATCAATGACTATGGTCAGTTCTCTATCCTGCCGATCACCGGAAAACTGAAAATTGATGAGGAAAGCCGTGCAAGCTGGTTTTCGCACAAAGCGGAGGTAGCCAAGCCACATTACTATAAGGTGTACCTCGCAGATTATGATGTAACCACGGAAATAGCGCCCACAGAACGCGCTGCACAATTCCGCTTTACATTCCCGAAGGCGGACAGCTCTTTTGTACTTGTTGATGCTTTCGACAGAGGATCTTATGTGAAAGTTATTCCTTCCGAACGTAAGATCATTGGTTATACAACCAAAAACAGTGGCGGTGTGCCTTCCAATTTCAAAAACTACTTCGTTCTCGTTTTTGACAAAGCATTTACATTCTCATCTGCTTTTCATGGCAAGACATTGGCAAAAGATACATTGGAGCTGAAAGCCGGCCATGCAGGAGCGGTCGTAGGTTTCAAAACCAAAAAAGGTGAACAGGTTGGCCTGAAAGTAGCTTCATCTTTTATCAGCCCTGAGCAGGCGGAATTGAACCTGCAACGTGAACTAGGGAATGATTCTTTTGATGTAACCAAAGAAAAAGGTCACAAAGCATGGAATGACGAGCTTTCGCGCATTAAAGTAGAAGGTGACAATATCGACCAGATCCGCACATTTTACTCATGCCTCTACCGTGTGCTGTTGTTCCCAAGAAAGTTTTATGAATTCGACAAAGCGAACAAAGTAGTACATTACAGCCCGTATAATGGCGAGGTTCGTCCGGGTTATATGTTCACAGACAATGGTTTTTGGGACACATTTCGTGCGGTTTTCCCATTCTTTACATTAATGTACCCTACCCTGAATTCGCATATCATGGAAGGCCTCGCAAACGCGTATGATGAAAGCGGCTTCCTTCCTGAATGGGCAAGTCCTGGTCACCGCGATTGCATGATCGGTTCCAACTCTGCATCGCTGATCGCTGATTCGTATGTGAAAGGTGTTCGTGGTTATGATATCAATAAATTATACGACGCGATCATTAAAAACACTGAAAATGCAGGCCCGGTCAGTTCTGTTGGGCGATTTGGTCATGAATATTACAATGAACTGGGTTATGTTCCTTACGACGTTAAAGTGAATGAGAACGTAGCGAGGACTTTGGAATATGCCTACGCCGATTTTTGTATTTCCCAATTGGGTAAATCATTGAAAAAACCCCAAAAGGAGATCGATCTGTACCTCAAAAGAAGCCAGAATTATCACAACGTTTTCGACCCTGAAAGTAAGTGGATGCGTGGTAAAAACAAGGATGGCAAGTTTCAGTCACCATTCAATCCATTCAAATGGGGGGATGCATTTACAGAAGGAAACAGCATTCACTATACCTGGTCGGTGTTCCAGGACGTGAAAGGATTGATCGGTTTAATGGGCGGAAGGGAAGCATTTGTTCAGAAACTGGATACTGTTTTCACATTGCCTCCGATCTTCGACGACAGCTACTATGGCTTCCCGATTCACGAGATCCGCGAAATGCAGATCATGAACATGGGTAACTACGCACACGGAAACCAGCCGATCCAGCACATGATCTACTTATATAACTACGCCGGCGCTCCTGACAAAGCTCAGTACTGGCTGCGTCAGGTAATGGGTAAGTTGTACCAGGCTTCTCCGGACGGCTACTGCGGTGATGAAGACAATGGTCAGACTTCGGCCTGGTATGTATTCTCTTCACTTGGTTTTTACCCGGTAACACCTGGTACTACTCAGTATGTGATAGGCTCACCCCTATTCAAAAAGGCGACGATGACCATGGAAGACGGCAAGAAGTTTACGATCCAGGCCCCCGCCACCAGCGATGCCAATATGTACATTCAGGGTGCGACATTGAATGGGAAACCCTACGGAAATACATTCCTGGAACATGCTGATATACAAAAAGGCGGAACCGTGCAGTTCAACATGGCCAGCAAACCTTCCAAAGTGTGGGGTACCAAGCCCGAGGCAGCACCGTTTTCGTTGACGAAATAAGGTCGGCGGTCGCCGGTCGGCGGTCGGCGGTCGGCGGTCGGCGGTCGGCGGTCGGCGGTCGGCGGTCGGCGGTCGGCGGTCGGCGGTAAAAAATCTCTTTGCTCATTAAAAGTTCACAAAAACTAAAAAAAAACGCCGAAAGCTGACAGCCGACGGCCGATAGCCAACCAAACTATGCTCTACCGCAAAATAGGAACCAATGCCAATCCTCAACAAAAAGACCTTGAACTGTCCGTCATTACATTCGGCGCCTGGGCAGCCGGTGGCTGGATGTGGGGCGGTACCGAAAGAAGCCAGGCTGTAAAAGCCATTCAGGAATCGTTTCATGCGGGCGTGACTTCCATTGATACCGCTCCGGTTTATGGACAGGGACTCAGTGAAGAGATCGTCGGCGAAGCGATCAAAGACCTGCCCCGTGATCAGGTTCAGATACTGACCAAGTATGGCATGCGCTGGGACCTTGAAAAAGGTGACTTTGCCATGCATAGCAAAAACAATGAAGGCCAGGACATTAACATTTACAAATACGCGGCCAAAGACAGCATTATCAAAGAATGCGAACAAAGCCTGACGCGACTGGGTACTGATTACATTGACCTGTACCAGATCCATTGGCATGACAAAACCACTCCTATTGAAGAAACAATGGAGGCAGTTTCTCTGCTGATCGATCAGGGAAAAGTGCGGTATGCGGGGGTTTGTAACTACAATGCAGAACTAATGCGGGAAGCTGCCAAATACATTCATTTGGTTTCAGATCAGGTTCCATATAGCATGGTAAAACGTGATATTGAAGCGGAACTTGTGCCTTACTGCATTGAAAATGACAAGGCTATACTCGCTTACAGCCCATTGGAACGCGGGTTATTGACCGGTAAAATGAAGCCCGGTTACAAGTTTGGCGCAGACGATCACCGCGCTTCCATTCATTTTTATAAAGATGAAAATCTTGTGAAGGTCAATGCCTTTCTGGACCAGATCAGGCCGCTGGCTGAGGAGAAAAATGCGACACTAGGACAACTCGTTTTGCGATGGACGGTGGAACAGCCGGGCATTACCATCGCATTGGTAGGTGCCAGGGATGCAGAACAGGCGCTCCAAAACGCCGCCGCAATCGATATCAGCCTGAATAAGGAAGAAATCGATTTCATTACCGGACATTTGAATGAATTGAAATTAGTTAAATAGGAAATCCAAAAATCGCACAGTTATTCACCTTAATCTATGAGCAAAAACATTCCTTTACTAAAAAAATACCTCCCGCTTGCGTTTGGAGGTCTGTTGCTAACCGCTTCGATCGGTTTGATGAGCAATAGCGGTATCACCAGTGAGACCCGTGCCGATCAAAAATTGACTGAGGCGAATTTAAAAGTAGATACTGTCGCTACCGGCCTGACGATGCCATGGGCCTCGGCTTTACTGCCAAATGGCGATCTTCTGGTTACCGAACGCGGCGGCAAGCTGCGGTTGGTAAAGAACGGTAAGCTCGACCCGCAGGAAATTACAGGTATCCCGGAGGTGCTTTACAAAGGACAAGGAGGCTTACTGGACATTAACCTGCACCCCGACTACAAAAAGAACGGCTGGATCTACATCAGCTACTCGTCACCGAAAGCGGCAGGAGAAGAAGGAGATGACGGCGGTGCGAATACTGCATTGATGCGTGCCAAACTGAAAGACCATGCTTTGACAGACATTCAGCAGCTGTTTAAGGCTATTCCAAATGTAAAAGCCAATGTACATTATGGAGGCCGCATTGTGTTTGACAAAAAAGGATATGTGTTCCTCTCACTTGGAGAGCGCGGGCAGAAAGAAAACTCGCAGAATCTGGGTCGCGACCAGGGTAAAGTGGTGCGCCTGCATGAAGATGGCAAGATCCCTACTGACAACCCTTTTGTGAAAACAGAAGGCGCCAGACCAGAAATCTGGACGTACGGACACCGCAACCCACAGGGAATGATCATCCACCCGACTACGGGCGTGATCTGGGAACATGAGCATGGTCCACAAGGCGGTGATGAGCTGAATATCATTGAAAAAGGTAAAAACTACGGCTGGCCGCTGATCACTTTTGGCATTGATTATGATAATAGCATCATTTCAAAAGACACCGCACGCGCTGGTCTCGAACAACCAGTTGTGTACTGGAAACCATCCATCGCACCATGCGGAATCACTTTCCTGACAGGTGACAAGTTTAAGGACTGGAAAGGTGATCTGCTGGTAGGTTCATTGAAATTTATGTACCTGCAGCATTTGGTTGTGAAGGGTAACAAGGTGTTGAGCCGTGAGATCATTTTCGACAAAATCGGTCGTGTGCGGGATGTACGTCAGGGTTGGGATGGTAATGTATATGTGGTTCTTGAAAACTCAGGTAAAGTAGTACGTATCAGCCCAAAAAGCTAGTTGGCGCGAAGCTCCCGCTTCGTGCCGATTATTCTCAGGCCTCTGGCCGGCTCTCGTAAAATCCAGATGGTCGGAGGCCTAAAAATACTGGATACGAAGCAGAGCTTCGCACCAACTTTTAGTAGCACGCATCAGCCAAAAAAATGAATAAATTAAAATAATGAAACCTTTAATATCTATACTTGCTGCATTCATCTTTTGCTCGGCAGTTTTCCCACAACAGGACGATGAACTGGCAAAAAGCATTGAGCGCGGAAAAATGGTGTATTCCGAAAACTGCATTACCTGCCATATGGGCGGTGGTGAGGGTATTCCTGCAACATTTCCTCCACTTGCCAAAGCAGATTATTTTGACAAAAACCCTGAAAACGCCATTAAAGCAGTCAAATTCGGTTTGATTGGCAAAATTAAAGTGAATGGTGTTGACTATGATAACATGATGCCAAATCCAGGATTGGGTAATGATGAAATCGCGGACCTAGTCAATTACATCATGAATTCGTGGGGCAATACGTCCGAAAAAAAGATGGTCACCGAGAAAATGGTGGAGGATTTAAAAGAGAAAAAGTAGATTGAGATATCTTTTCAAGAGCCGCGTGGTCGAAAGCCACGCGGCTCTTCTGTTTTGAAATTGATCGAAAACTCAGATTATAAGCCATTTGAAATTCACTATTTGAAATAAATCTAAATAAAAACTTGTATGGCAAGAATTGCGCTTCCATATTTGTCGCCGGAACAATTATTTAGACCAATTTCAAATAAAAAATGAAAAAACTTTATATTTTCATCCTATTTCTGCTTTCGGCGAGTAGTGCTTTTGCGCAGACCGGCAGGATAACAGGCCAAATACTGAGCTCGGATGGACAACCCGCTGAACAAGTTTCCGTAGGTTTGAAAGGAAGCTCAAAAGGAGCAATTTCAGACGCACAGGGGAAATTTAACATTGAAAAGGTTAAAATAGGAACACATTCGCTACTGGTCAGCTACGTCGGATTGGCTACTCAGGAAAAACAAGTTGAAGTTGTTGCAGGAGAAACCACTAATGTATTATTTACGCTTTCGGAAAGCGCGAACCAGTTGGAAGAGGTAATTGTAAAGAGCGGCAACCTTTATAAATCAGATCAGGTTTCGTCGAGTTTAAAATTAATGACACCAATTCTTGAAACTCCGCAAAATATTCAGGTTGTTACTTCACAAATACTAGCCGACCAGCAGATTATCAGCATGAGTGACGGACTGATCCGCAATGTGAGCGGTGCTACCCGCCTGGAACACTGGGGTGATATGTATGCGAATATTTCAATGCGTGGCTCTCAAATACAGGCTTTCCGCAACGGTTTCAATGTAGTAAGCTCCTATTGGGGACCATTGACAGAGGATATGAGTTTTGTGGATCACATTGAATTCGTGAAAGGCCCGGCAGGTTTCATGCTTGCAAACGGCGATCCAAGCGGTTTGTACAATGTAGTTACCAAGAAACCAACCGGACAAAACAAAGGTGAGGCGTCATTTACGACAGGAAGTTTCGGACTTTACCGTGCTGCCCTTGATCTGGACGGCAAGCTGAACAAGACTGGAAAATTGCTTTATCGTCTTAATCTGGCAGGTCAAAACAAGGGTTCTTTCCGCCCGTTTGAATATAATAACCGATACAGCGTTGCCCCGGTAGTGTCTTACCAACTGGACGACAAGACCAAATTGACCGCGGAATACACGATGCAGTACGCGAAAATGTCGGATGTAGGCTCGTATTACGTGTTCTCGCCAGAGGGTTACGCATCATTGCCACGCGAGTTTACGACATTATCCCCGGGGCTTCCTCCTAACAAAATGAAGGACCAGAGCATTTACCTAAACCTTCAACACCAGATTAATGAAGACTGGAAACTGACTGCGCAGGTGGCTTATCTCAACTATCAGCAAAAAGGCAGCAGCATGTGGCCAAACACCGTGAATCCTAACGGGACGTTGATCCGGGCGGTTGGTATCTGGGATGCAAAAAGCGAAATGACATTGGCGCAGGCATTTATCAATGGTAAAGTAACAACTGGTAATGTCACGCACAAAATCCTGGGTGGTATCGACGTTGGTACCAAAGAATACTTCGCCGACTGGTCGCAATCGCACAATCTCGATACATTAGGCCATGAATTTGACCCGAAAAACCCTTACTACTCTACTCCTGTTAACGGTTATCCGGTGTTCGACCGCACGCTGAACCTTGAAGCAAGAGCTGTTAATGGCGGTGGCACGATTGACCAGAAATATACCGGGCTTTACGTACAGGATGAGATCGGGCTTTTGGATAATAAAATCCGTCTTACATTGGCTGGTCGCTATACCAAAGTGAGTCAGTCTGCGTACGGTGGCGAGGCTCAGAAAGCGAATCATTTTACGCCTCGTGTGGGATTAAGCGTTTCGATTGATAAAAATACGTCTGTGTACGCATTGTACGATCAGGCATTTT
The genomic region above belongs to Dyadobacter pollutisoli and contains:
- a CDS encoding aldo/keto reductase, whose protein sequence is MLYRKIGTNANPQQKDLELSVITFGAWAAGGWMWGGTERSQAVKAIQESFHAGVTSIDTAPVYGQGLSEEIVGEAIKDLPRDQVQILTKYGMRWDLEKGDFAMHSKNNEGQDINIYKYAAKDSIIKECEQSLTRLGTDYIDLYQIHWHDKTTPIEETMEAVSLLIDQGKVRYAGVCNYNAELMREAAKYIHLVSDQVPYSMVKRDIEAELVPYCIENDKAILAYSPLERGLLTGKMKPGYKFGADDHRASIHFYKDENLVKVNAFLDQIRPLAEEKNATLGQLVLRWTVEQPGITIALVGARDAEQALQNAAAIDISLNKEEIDFITGHLNELKLVK
- a CDS encoding c-type cytochrome, whose protein sequence is MKPLISILAAFIFCSAVFPQQDDELAKSIERGKMVYSENCITCHMGGGEGIPATFPPLAKADYFDKNPENAIKAVKFGLIGKIKVNGVDYDNMMPNPGLGNDEIADLVNYIMNSWGNTSEKKMVTEKMVEDLKEKK
- the hslU gene encoding ATP-dependent protease ATPase subunit HslU, with translation MTEHLNRLTPRQIVFELDQYIIGQNDAKRNVAIALRNRWRRMNSPEDIQREIIPNNILMIGATGVGKTEIARRLAKIADAPFVKVEASKFTEVGYVGRDVESMVRDLVEQAVGMVRTQKKEEVKIKAEQAVEDIILDALIPPIHGAGAAKVKSDNGTSDVMPDDDGELNQRTRERFREKIRNGELDSRKIDIEVQQNQAPNVGMIGGAVDDVSMMNIQEMIGNMMPRRGKKRKVTVEEARKILLDEEASKLIDMDEVKIEAIRKAENLGIIFIDEIDKVASSRSGGGGGPDVSREGVQRDLLPIVEGSAVNTKHGVIHTDHILFVAAGAFHVSKPSDLIPELQGRFPIRVELNSLTESDFYQILKTPKNALTKQYEAMMASEGVELEFEDGALREIAKIAFEVNSEVENIGARRLQTVMSLLLNDFMFDIPDVIGSDSHIVVTAELVSEKLSHLVKNRDLSQYIL
- a CDS encoding PQQ-dependent sugar dehydrogenase is translated as MSKNIPLLKKYLPLAFGGLLLTASIGLMSNSGITSETRADQKLTEANLKVDTVATGLTMPWASALLPNGDLLVTERGGKLRLVKNGKLDPQEITGIPEVLYKGQGGLLDINLHPDYKKNGWIYISYSSPKAAGEEGDDGGANTALMRAKLKDHALTDIQQLFKAIPNVKANVHYGGRIVFDKKGYVFLSLGERGQKENSQNLGRDQGKVVRLHEDGKIPTDNPFVKTEGARPEIWTYGHRNPQGMIIHPTTGVIWEHEHGPQGGDELNIIEKGKNYGWPLITFGIDYDNSIISKDTARAGLEQPVVYWKPSIAPCGITFLTGDKFKDWKGDLLVGSLKFMYLQHLVVKGNKVLSREIIFDKIGRVRDVRQGWDGNVYVVLENSGKVVRISPKS
- a CDS encoding TonB-dependent receptor: MKKLYIFILFLLSASSAFAQTGRITGQILSSDGQPAEQVSVGLKGSSKGAISDAQGKFNIEKVKIGTHSLLVSYVGLATQEKQVEVVAGETTNVLFTLSESANQLEEVIVKSGNLYKSDQVSSSLKLMTPILETPQNIQVVTSQILADQQIISMSDGLIRNVSGATRLEHWGDMYANISMRGSQIQAFRNGFNVVSSYWGPLTEDMSFVDHIEFVKGPAGFMLANGDPSGLYNVVTKKPTGQNKGEASFTTGSFGLYRAALDLDGKLNKTGKLLYRLNLAGQNKGSFRPFEYNNRYSVAPVVSYQLDDKTKLTAEYTMQYAKMSDVGSYYVFSPEGYASLPREFTTLSPGLPPNKMKDQSIYLNLQHQINEDWKLTAQVAYLNYQQKGSSMWPNTVNPNGTLIRAVGIWDAKSEMTLAQAFINGKVTTGNVTHKILGGIDVGTKEYFADWSQSHNLDTLGHEFDPKNPYYSTPVNGYPVFDRTLNLEARAVNGGGTIDQKYTGLYVQDEIGLLDNKIRLTLAGRYTKVSQSAYGGEAQKANHFTPRVGLSVSIDKNTSVYALYDQAFLPQSGRLAGGASAKPITGNNTELGVKRDWADGRWNTTISIYRILKENELTSDPNSPPNAGLSIVLGQKRAQGVEFDLRGTIVNGLNLTANYAYTNSEVTKVTEGVTDVKVGDVIPGYAKHVVNSWLSYKIQNGVLKGTGIYAGFTYLGDRATSNWSNSNSSLNLPNSFKLDGGVFWEKDKMKLTLNVFNILDKYIYSGGYYEWLNAYYWQADPPRNYRLSLTYKF
- a CDS encoding GH92 family glycosyl hydrolase; translated protein: MKKILYCLFVLFITTPLLYGQSTANTNLVDLVNPLMGTQSKFSLSSGNTYPAIALPWGMNFWMPQTGKMGDGWSYMYDAEKIRGFKQTHQPSPWINDYGQFSILPITGKLKIDEESRASWFSHKAEVAKPHYYKVYLADYDVTTEIAPTERAAQFRFTFPKADSSFVLVDAFDRGSYVKVIPSERKIIGYTTKNSGGVPSNFKNYFVLVFDKAFTFSSAFHGKTLAKDTLELKAGHAGAVVGFKTKKGEQVGLKVASSFISPEQAELNLQRELGNDSFDVTKEKGHKAWNDELSRIKVEGDNIDQIRTFYSCLYRVLLFPRKFYEFDKANKVVHYSPYNGEVRPGYMFTDNGFWDTFRAVFPFFTLMYPTLNSHIMEGLANAYDESGFLPEWASPGHRDCMIGSNSASLIADSYVKGVRGYDINKLYDAIIKNTENAGPVSSVGRFGHEYYNELGYVPYDVKVNENVARTLEYAYADFCISQLGKSLKKPQKEIDLYLKRSQNYHNVFDPESKWMRGKNKDGKFQSPFNPFKWGDAFTEGNSIHYTWSVFQDVKGLIGLMGGREAFVQKLDTVFTLPPIFDDSYYGFPIHEIREMQIMNMGNYAHGNQPIQHMIYLYNYAGAPDKAQYWLRQVMGKLYQASPDGYCGDEDNGQTSAWYVFSSLGFYPVTPGTTQYVIGSPLFKKATMTMEDGKKFTIQAPATSDANMYIQGATLNGKPYGNTFLEHADIQKGGTVQFNMASKPSKVWGTKPEAAPFSLTK